GACCCGTCGTCGTAATACGGTATTTCGGTAACGTAAACGATTGAGTGCCTGCCGGTATATTGGTCACCCAATCGGCCAGGTAGGGCCATGGATTGTCCAAATCATGGACTTCTACCGCATATCCGGTTGCCCCAGAAACTGCAGCCCATGTGACAGTGACCTCACCATCAAAGTCCAATACCGCCCCATCCTGCGGTGCAGTAATCTTGAGCGCAGGATTTTTGGTCTTATACCCTTCGTTGTTTATAATCGAATAGGGATCATTCAGATCTGCAGCAGGCAAATCCTGAGCACCGTCACCCGATAGCGTGCTGAAATCCCCATTATAGAGGTGAGCGACTGTCGCGCCTTTTTCCACATTTAAAGAGGTTTGAGCGTGAGTGACTAGATTATCCACTTTAGCTGTGGCTGCTAAAGAAACCTGGGCCTGCTGCTCGATTTGAACCACCTTGAATGGGCCATCGAGCGTAACCAGCCCACTCTCCTGAGGCATAACAATGACCTTGTTAACGGTGGCATTTTGATCGGCCTTTAGGATACCGGGGCTTGAAACAAAAACATCATGATTAAATGTCCCTTTGAGTTCGACCACGCTCTCTGGCGAAATCGTTCTGGCTAAACGGACACTGCCCCAAGTTCCTTGCGTAGCGTCAATAGTGGCATCGGTAGAAACGGTAGTGTTAGAGATCATGGAATTCCCAGTTGGGGCAATGATAATTTTAGCGAAGCTAAATATTCTCAGATCATCGACCTTGATATCTTTAAGCTGAAGGCCCTCTTCGGTGCCTGACAAAACTACTGTCTGAGCAGCAGTAACATTGTCCAGGCTTACCTTCCCGTTCACTCCTGGATCAATAAATAGTGTTCCTTTGATGTTAACATTCTTCAGAATATCGTTATTCCCATTAATATAAATACTAAAATCTTCTGAAGCATTCTGCAGGGTTACGTTGTCCCCTGATAGAAGGAGGGTTTTCTGCAGCTTTTCGGGCAAATTGGGGTTATCTGAACCCATCGTTTTGTCGTTTCCGGGTTCGACATCATAATTTGACAACTGATCTAAGGTTTCTTGATTAACAACGGCTTCTCCACCTAAGGCAATGACAACAGGCGAAAGATTTGTTTTGGCATAATTCAGGAGATCTGGATCCATCGATTGATTGGTAAGAATGATTGGCGCCGCATCTTGAGCAGCTAGTGGAACACCGGCGAGCGCATCGACAAGAGTCTCGCCGTTAGCAACATAAACAGCCTTGTAGTTTAGGTTATCAGCACACTTTTTGAGGACATCCAAATTCGTTTCGTACTTCGTATTACCATAATAACGTTGTTGATTACCGGGGAGGCTGTTTTTGATCTCATCGGAAACCACGGCTGTCCCGCCAATAACATAGCTGTCCGTAATTGAACCGCTTAGACTGTCCACATAGTCTTTAACCTTGGCCGGAAGTTCGTCTTTTGTTGTTGCTAAAACCGGCATTTGCTCAGAAGCTGCTATTGAACCGATCGAAAGAGCATCGGCAGGACTGACCCAGCCGGCCACAACGGCGAGTTTCGTAAACCTATCTCCCAGTGACTGCATCTCCTTGGCAATATTTACAGCCGTCTCATACTGGTCATAGCCCCCTAATTCAACAGGTGTTA
This Desulfosporosinus orientis DSM 765 DNA region includes the following protein-coding sequences:
- a CDS encoding cell wall-binding repeat-containing protein produces the protein MNRLKRRQLGILIVLSLMLFTIFTPPNVLAETNTSTLLAADSGKAVSRFAGIDQYETSAKIAEAGWKEASDAVVLAAGTQPNLIDAMSAGPLASVLNAPIVLTDTGNELNSFAKAEIARLKPQKAYITSGQAVIKPAVLEELRSMGVTPVELGGYDQYETAVNIAKEMQSLGDRFTKLAVVAGWVSPADALSIGSIAASEQMPVLATTKDELPAKVKDYVDSLSGSITDSYVIGGTAVVSDEIKNSLPGNQQRYYGNTKYETNLDVLKKCADNLNYKAVYVANGETLVDALAGVPLAAQDAAPIILTNQSMDPDLLNYAKTNLSPVVIALGGEAVVNQETLDQLSNYDVEPGNDKTMGSDNPNLPEKLQKTLLLSGDNVTLQNASEDFSIYINGNNDILKNVNIKGTLFIDPGVNGKVSLDNVTAAQTVVLSGTEEGLQLKDIKVDDLRIFSFAKIIIAPTGNSMISNTTVSTDATIDATQGTWGSVRLARTISPESVVELKGTFNHDVFVSSPGILKADQNATVNKVIVMPQESGLVTLDGPFKVVQIEQQAQVSLAATAKVDNLVTHAQTSLNVEKGATVAHLYNGDFSTLSGDGAQDLPAADLNDPYSIINNEGYKTKNPALKITAPQDGAVLDFDGEVTVTWAAVSGATGYAVEVHDLDNPWPYLADWVTNIPAGTQSFTLPKYRITTTGHHYVIIVHYEMPIDPDVGSAGLGSMPPIQVQIGKSPNISPLVITSPGSNATFSFGTQIPLQWDVPPDASKLNAEVLIQGNVITEFPIQNGQDISQHLYQGKNHVTVSLKSDNVVVYQGSLDITMIPSSPMSDTPDILTPSTGSTIDPNHPLTVTWKPVAGATDYSISVYREDGAISSGVGFFHAGTLTSFQLYPLSDGVYHMFVRAEVDNLLRDGDLITVNAPKADPSIVSPPPLNIVPLQIVSPTNNITVSGNEPVILKWNVPKFAAFLNADVKITNSLGYTSGYYNGENINRPIQKDMNSLSPGLNHVTVTLSEPGDITEYQGSVDIIYNP